A single Lolium perenne isolate Kyuss_39 chromosome 6, Kyuss_2.0, whole genome shotgun sequence DNA region contains:
- the LOC127305622 gene encoding uncharacterized protein: protein MSTTSSARRAARRQSQDGSADKVVVNLDASSPVAGSGPGLTVSPGARTSPIDVEALDDEVQAVSPSQVPPPRVIRRTRPYVTIVDLEVDATPEVNKRPRITPLMHLFPERGEGSSLQSSNAAKISEEPAKAVVPKEPSFDCPVCWNKLVEPSTTNCGHIFCTECIKQAIQYQKKCPTCRKALRKNNFHRIYLPNSHA, encoded by the exons ATGAGTACTACCAGCAGTGCGCGGCGTGCCGCAAGGAGGCAGTCGCAAGATGGGTCTGCTGACAAGGTTGTTGTCAACTTGGATGCAAGCTCGCCGGTGGCGGGGAGCGGTCCTGGGCTGACAGTCTCCCCTGGCGCACGCACATCACCTATTGATGTGGAAGCCCTCGATGATGAAGTGCAGGCGGTATCGCCTTCACAAGTGCCTCCCCCG AGGGTGATTCGGAGAACAAGGCCATATGTGACAATAGTTGATCTGGAGGTAGATGCTACCCCTGAAG TGAACAAACGGCCAAGGATTACACCTCTGATGCATCTCTTCCCAGAAAGGGGAGAAGGGTCCAGCCTGCAG TCGAGCAATGCTGCAAAAATTAGCGAAGAGCCTGCTAAAGCAGTGGTTCCAAAGGAACCGAGTTTTGATTGCCCGGTGTGCTGGAACAAGTTGGTGGAGCCTTCCACGACAAACTGTGGCCATATTTTCTGCACCGAGTGCATCAAGCAAGCTATCCAGTATCAGAAGAAATGTCCTACTTGCCGCAAAGCCCTCAGGAAGAACAATTTCCATCGTATTTACCTTCCGAACTCTCATGCTTAA